AAGTGTAAACCCATCCCACATAAGGTTCTGCGATACCTTCCATTTCTACCAAGATTGCAAAGGTTGTTCATGCAGCCTGAATTTGCTAAGCACATGAGATGGCACATGGAAGGCAACCGAGAAAATCCAGGAATGATGGTGCACACATCTGATAGTGAACCATAGAAATCTTTCAATGTGGATGGGTTTGCAAGTGATCCACGCAAAGTTAAGCTAGTCAAGTCCTCTGATGGCTTCAACCCTTTTAATTTCGGGTTAACACAATACTCTTGTTGGCCTGTGTTTCTTGCTCCTTTGAACCTGCCACCTGCTCTTTCCTTGAAAACACAAAATATCTTTCTTAGCATGGTGATCCCTGGACCAAAGAGTCCTGGCAAGAACTTCAATGTGTACATGGAGCCTTTATTTGGTGAGTTGAAAGAGGCGTGGGCAGGTGTACCAACTTACGATAGTTTCCTTAAGCAGAATTTCAATATGAGGGTAACCTTGCATACAACTGTCCATGACCGCCCTGCTTTTGGTATGGTTGCTGGATGGTCTACCCATGGTGGGCTGGCTTGTTACGAGTGTGGGGGCAGATCCACAAACAATTTGGCTGGATAATGGGCacaaatggagttggtttgacaGCCACAGGCGATTTCTATCGGCCGACCATGTATTTAGGACCCAGCCTGATGCCTTTTTAAAAGATACCGTAGTGAAGGATATTGCTCCACGTAGGTTAACAGGGGATGAAGTTTTTGCTTACATGTATGAAGTTAAGGACAACAATTTTGAAGGTTATGGAGTAACACACAATTGGACACACATTCCTAAGCTGTGGGAATTGTAATAGGAGCTTTACACAATTATTTGAAATTCCTAAACATTTGTGTACCCTTGTTTTCTTCTTGAGTAGGCACTTTACACAGAAAAGGCTAAAGAGTTAAATGGAGAGGACTATGATATCTTGAAAAATGATGTTAGTTCTAAGGCACTTTACGATTTCTCTAATGGGAAGCCACATGGTACATGGTCTCTCTTTAATGGCATTGTCAATGACATCGAGGTCATTTCTGAGGTGAGAGCTACTGGTACATCTTCAGCAGCCTTGAAGCGTCGTCGAgctgaagaaattgaagatgtgCGTCAAAAGGAGTCCGAGAAGACTCGAAAAGCATATGCTTATGCCAGCAATGTCTTGTCATGGGGTGTTGGGATGTACGAGCAGTGCAATGAGATACAAAAGTTTCTTCAGGTGTTGGTTATATATTCCATGTTTATCAATTAATTTGCTAGCAGTTGAAAGTAACCACTATGTGAATTTTCTTTTTTTGTAGACTTTGGCAACTAAGCAAGGAGTGTCTATTGGAGAAATACCACTGCCGCCGGTTCCACCTCCTTTTCATTTGGTTTCTCCTCCTGGATCTCCACAACAATCTACCATCCAAGTATGTAATCATCCATCTCAagcaaacacacacacacattaatACATTTAAAGCATGATAAGGGTTACTTCTAAAACCTGGCTCTTCTTTTGCAGATTATAGAAAATAGCGAAGAATCGCCAGCTTTGTGTGCTCAACAAGAAACAAACCCTAGCTCTATTAATGTATGTATTTCTCAAACTGATCTCAAATGATACAAATAGTAATGGTCTATTCGTTGTGACCTCCAAGGTTAAATAACTTAGTAAGAGGGGTATAttgaacaatgcatgtttgcctTCTTTCCTTTTCAGAAGGGAATGTTAGAGCTGTTTGTAGTATAATTTCTTGATTGGGATAAAACACGAATGCAATGCACCATAGGGTGCTTCAAACATAGGAGTACATATTGTTGTTTCTGTGTGCAAATAATAGTTTCGCATGGCTATTTTTGGTAGTAAATGTTTTTCCTTCCTTCAGTATAGTCTTTGGTCTCATTTATTTGTACCAAAACAACCAGTGATCTGATTCAGAACGATGCAACGTGTGTAGTTGCATTACTTATGTGTATGGATAAGTTGAGAGATACCTATTCACATACTTGTGACAATATGCATGCTTATGTGATGTGTGATGCTAGCCTGTGTGGTGCTGGATCATTTGGGATTAATGTTGATTCATGGGCTGTGTGAGGATGTTGGAGGGAGCATAATATATTTTTTGTCCAATTGTCCAGTTTATAGTTCTTATGCTGCCAAAATTTATACCAGATTTTGCATGCCTTTGTTCTAATTACTGGAAATAGGAAATTCTGTTTAGACTTTGTCGACTTGATGTAACTCACTAATATTCATTGGAACACAGAGTTGAGTGTGGTTCCTCTAATAAGTTCTTATTGTCATGTTCCAACCTTTGAAATTTGCGAATCTTTCTTTTCAGGAACATGTTACTACTGCAAGTGTTCCTGCTGTAGACGATGAAGGGATGTTTGGGGGATTTTTCAGTTAGTCTGTAACTGGTGCACTAAGCCTATCGCTACTGAGCAGTCAGTTGGTTGCTTGATGTTCTTGGATGTACAGTGCGTGGAGTAATATTTTGGTGCATGTATAGTTCACATGCTAGTACATGTTCTGTAATGTAGGAAACTCTAGTTGACCTACATCAGTATGTACGTGCTAATTGAGATGCTTAATCAGTTAGATGTAGCAAACTCTAGCTAGCAAGCCTATTTTTTGGTCAAACATGTGATGGCCAGTGATGTCTTGGCATCTACTGTATGCATGTGACGATTGGTATCTATATCTGTCTCTCTCTCTATGTATATACATTAATTATTTGATGTTATTTTCATTTCATTATTATGGCTCCATTTTTAATTATTCGTtatgaattcaaatttaaattacaCATTTGAATTATGTCTGCATATGGGGAATGTGTTTCCCTACAGTATGTAACTCTAGGGAAAGTATGGTGATGTGGCGCAAAAGGGCCCCACAATCTTTCCCTAGGGCCTGGCTGTAGGTAAACAACCTATCCACGTGGATTGCAACATACATATGGAAATCTTTCCCTAGGGCTTGTGCCTCTAGGTAAAGAAATTTTCCCTAGAGCTTGCTGGATACACCCTAGGGGAAGGGGTCTTTACCGACTATACTATACCTAGGGTTCTTTACCTAGGGCAAGCCCAAGGTAAAGTCTTTCCCTATGGTTTTTCCTATTTCACCTAGGGTATATGACTCTAGGTAAAATGTGGATTTCTAGTAGTGActgttgggtagcgatgcaccgggaattaagtcaatctgatgctcaatccctcgaataggtggtaatcccggtggcacgtcttgtggaaagacgtcagcaaactcctgcaaaatgttagtgacagtaggaggcaaagaggaaggcacgtcttCGAAtaaaaataatgcctctttgcacacaaaagcatagcaaacagatttgctgcaatctagatcatcaatatcagatttggtggcaagtaaacatccacttttcaatttaatttcagaagcaacactagatggtttattattaggtttcatttgttgctcaaattcttttgctaCTATAGGATTTTCACTCTttgctcctgttttgctttactagctcgattaatatcatctttcaaaatggaatcaggagtcataggaagcaaagtgatatgtttatccttatgaagAAGAGTATACtaattgtttctaccatggtgtacagattTTTTTTAtcgaattgccatggtctaccaagtaataaggaacatgcttgcatgggtaccacatcataatcaacataatcagcatatgtagtgatgctaaaatgcacacgaacagtacgtgttaccttaaccttgccggtgttgttgaaccattggatgtagtaaggatgcagatgtggtcttgtggtgagagacagcttctccaccatctccatgctacccaagttgttgcagctccctccatctatgatgacccAAATAGaatgttccttcacaactccctttgtgtGGAACAAATtgtgcctctgattttgctcagcttgtgtgacctgcacacactcaaaacacgttgagcaactaaactcTCATACCTGTTAGCAttttcagcagccatgtattgcgtctaatgttcagaatcatctccactgTGTTCTTCACTTgcaataagagccaaagtctcctcatcatagtcactagtgGACTCATACCCAACATCCTCAGTAACAATCATCACACGCGGAGATGGACATTTGCTCGCATAGTGACCTCCACCCTTGCAACGATGACATATAACCTCATGTgtttgccctgttgatgccatggatgaagaagagctctgtgcggGACCAGatggtgtgctcttggcagatagtggtggttgtacCTGCTTTcgtgtatcacggttggaggtggcagcTGACGGAGATGTTGGTGCAGCAGAAcgtgtggaagtagaggatgcacgtggtgtccatgatgatgaacgacctgcagaaaaattagttcgcgccaatgcatgttgatcctgcacttcgcgttcagctttgcaagcaagatggaataaacaagtgatattattatactccttatattCTAAAATGGTCTAAATCTCTcaatttaatccacccataaaacgtgcgaGCATAGATCCATTATCCTCAAAAATatcacatctaatcatgccagtttgtaattcctaataatattcctctacagaatttttcccttgtcttaagcgctgcaatttttgaagtaattcacgctGATAATATGGTGggacccaacgagtacgcatagcagtttccaaagcagcccaagtcactggaataggatataatctacaattaATGTTCAGACCAtaaaacacatgcaaaactagtgaatgCACAAATAGCAGCAACAACACGTCtatcctcgggatattgtaagcATGTAAagcgttgttcagtttctaactcccaagtaagataaatatcaggaatgtatctaccctcgAATGGCGAGATATTCAACTTTAGTTCATGGATGTGGTcttgatctcgtacctgagggggtGTTGCAGCCCTACTgttgcgatgatatgcatgaggacgacctggtggtggtggtgctggtggttgcacatagttctaattttgatcaacctcatcctcataatggTCGTCCTCCTCTATGGTGGcagcaggagctacagaagcatcaacagcTGTAGCAGTGGCACCGGAGTTTGTCCTGGCTCAAGAGGAAAACGCTAAACTCGCCCTACTGGATCGTGACGTGGAGGCGGTTGTTATTATGTTGCAATGGTGCAGCAGATGCGGGTGGTGGTTGTGGTAGACGCGCGAGCACTTCATCAAACTTGGCGTCCAACTTGGTGTCAATTGTCTTCTCAATGTCATCAATCCTCTCCAGTGCCTTTCCAAAGCTGGCCATCACGTCTTCCACCTGTTGACccaacatttgctgaaatttatcgtGAAGCTCCttcttcgtcatgttctcccagtcaatcttgTTGGCTTGTGGTCCTTCCATGGTTAGCATCAATAGAAACACataagaatatgatcctacagactactagaaagtggtggtggtggtggtgtgtcacaaatccgtcaagcaaatctcaaattcttaccagttcttacccaacagcaggtggtgatcggcaaccgttgtagtcaaaacacCCAAAGCTTGGACAGAGGGATTGCCAGCTAATGTCAAGTGCatgatgtagatgtatgtggagctgggaaggcttatgaTATGGTAGCGAAAaatgtcagcaataatcaattcagagatgcaaagttgaataaacgctcaatgacggtactgtgctagtcctaggctagaccgtgctagagacgcaagcctagaacactaacaaaatcacggcgcgacacgtaaacaagggaaaatcACACTCGGGATAAAATTGGCGCTCTTTTTTTTGTcgaaaatcactataatggcgagtgtctcaaaactcttcccaagtcaaaATAACATGATAGCCACGAATtgtttttgactatttttttggAAATCAGGGTAGCGACGACCAAAAAGTGCGataaaaaatcactatgatggcacaTGTCTCAAAAGATTCAGAAAAGCCTAAAAAATAAGATAGGGAAAAGATATTTTCACCTGctgaaattttggcctaaaaactggccgggggtctccagactctttttctttttcgaaacctactcaggcaaggaaacacgaatatGAAAagagatggatctcgaaaacaaacctaatatgagaTGGACTCGgagtggtggtggtatatggactcggatcggtggtggtatatggagtCGGATCGGTGGCTTataagcggtggtggtatatggcaagggcgatgatgatggtgcggcggcagTGTGACAACTTGTGACctgaactcgaaactctaaaagactagacactaagaccagcaacttgacatgacgaagcaaccgcaaattcaacaaagcaaatacagaaaagattatgcaatgGCTCAGATTGGtttggatatgatgaactaaccctaaatttttttggcttttttgtgGACTATACGTATGAAAAActgactcgatctaaactacgaaaaactgtaaaatctcactgagcaacctagaaatctgataccacttgatggAGGCAAGGTGTCCTGTCTTTCAGTGAGAAGGTGATtatcattttctgtgggagtAGACTTTGTCGaaccgactacgaacgtgcgagacgtcgcgccttagcatcGCTAAACCGACTTCCGGATGTTATTGAGCACGCCGGGGCACGTTCAACCtaaccacgagggtctatttcctgcgagcaaacgaagaacaagcaagaaacggAGATTGCAATCTGtctattgcgaatataagaggaaagatTTATTGATGACAGTGGGGTTCtatgacgtcttggtctggtcgttgaacaaaaacgaagtacgcgaagttgcagctatggcgaactttaatctaaacaaaattcaaagtctaaacgacgccctaagggttgtatatatggaggaagaggggggaatttcgtggcccttggaggaggggcccgaaaccaaccctaactcttgtttccccacacatacggactgtaaaaacagcctatactcaagtatttcgaaattacatgggcctggcccaataataagacGACACAACACCTATAATAGTCTCTGGACGAAATTTAGGAAATGGCATCTAgtatatttcgtccaagccttcatgcactcattatggtggcttcaaagtgctgaaatcatcacttgaaacttcattcttgttccccttgcgcatgccatcatctccatgcttgaacttGCTTTAAGGTTCATCTTTCTtatccaagctaggcccttcatttgtaagcaaaataaatgtatccaatttaggcagcatcatattctcatgaacactagaatcgttaccaagaaacaaaagtacatggtaattcaattggcatgcgcgagctctagtaattggtccagtatgtatatttgcaggggctgtgggtgtaacaatggtattgatgtcctcatcaaaatCTACTCCTACCACATGCTCGCAGATCTAAGGTCGAACAAGTATGGAGGGATTTAACTTACAACCATTAGAGGGGCAAGGAGGACGCACGTAACATCTTGGAGAAGGGGGTAAAAGAATCACCGTCGTCGATAACCACCGCCTGAAAAAGCTGCGCCACTTACCTGCTCGTCGGTGGAGAATCCGCCCACGACGAAGAGCTTAAAGGGAGACAAATGGCGGCAGGACTTTCGGCGGTGAGCCAAATGGGGCTAAATTGGGTGACCGAATCAACGGGAGGTGACTACGTCGTTTTTGGGAATGTGCGCGAGCTCACGGCATCTCCCTGATCGCATGAGCTCGACGCTGCTCGCCGAGAACCTGGATGAGAGGACACACTCGATTTAACAGTTGTTAATAGGCCTAGCTGGAAGGTGCTTTGAGTTTCGTATGAACCATAATTTCAGTGCAGACAAGACAACCAAAGAGGTCAAAATCGTAACCTAAGGAAGCAATCCCAAGTGTTTTGAGCTAGTACATGCTGGGATGCAAGCAGACGGTCGACACGCACTTTGACTTCTTTTTTTGATTCGTTCGTGTCAGTCCGCTTTCATCCCTAACTACTACATCTGTCCTATTTTATTAGTCCTCATTgtattttttgccaaattttgaTCGAAGATTTAACCAATAAGatgttaatgcatgtcataaaaattatatcattgaattCGTATTTACATATAGTTTCTGATGATATTATTATTGATAACATATATtaatattttattagttaaattaatggtcaaaatttggcataAAATACGAAGGTTgcgaataaaccaggacggaggtagtaggtGTCTGGTGTATACCTGGCCATCTGCCGGGCCTACCAAAGCCCCAGGCAGAAAACCTAGGCCTGAGCCCGGCCCGGCCTGGCTGTCGGGCCTGAATTTtgggcccaagcccggcccaaaAGTGATAATGCTAGTCGGGCCACGGGCCACGAGCCGGGCCCCTTGAGTAAATCATGAAAACGGCGGGCCCGACCAGGCCTTCGGGCTCAATATctaggcccgagcccggcccaaATGCAGCGTCGGGTCGGGCCTTTTTGGGTAGGGTCGGGCCGGGCTGCCCATGGCCAGGCCTAGTCTCGTGGTACTACTTGCTTGGAACAGTCACATTGTGATTTGACGTGATGATGGCACTACGGGCATTTGTCTGTGTTTGGTGCTGCATGGTGGGAACGCATCAGTCAATTTATGGGTAATAAACTACTAACAAGCAATCAACAAGAACGGCTTACATTTCCCCGCAAAGAGAAAAAAAAAACGGCTTACACTGAGACGGAGTAGCGTATTTCCACCCCCTTACCAATCCAATGATTGACTGAAAGCATCCCCTAATGCAAGGCtatcttcttctttcctttctagAAAACACTTAAATATTTCCTCCTTTTTGCTACCACAGGAGGTCCACCCAAACTGTCGGTGGTGGCATCGCCCCAAAGCCTTTCAATCTTGgagtttcttttattttttgccttTAGATTTTTGGCTTCTTTCACTCTGTTAGGAGTCTACACATAACTATCAACATCAGGCTTATGTAATCGGCCACTGGGTTGACCGTTTCTTACCTTCTTCTGTCGAAATCATTTCTGACCCCACATACTTCCGATGATCTGTACTACCATCATTCTTCTCTAGGGCACACAGACCAACTAGAGTCACCGTATCGGCTTAATCAGTATAAGTAATTATCAATATTATGATTTTGATCGAAAAGCCCGCTCTAATAGAGTTGTCATGTGCCCCGGTTAATCGTCTGAACCTACAAAATCATAGGGGCACACAGGTGCGGAGGCACACACCTACAGAAACGTCTCTGGCCATCGATCTGTGCTGTGATCCGAATACAAGTTGGCCGCTATTTAAGTTGGTTTGAGATTTTATGGATATTGTTATGAATACGAGATAGTGTACGCGTTTATTCTGTACAGGTACTTTCTCCCGAGTTGTTATACGTCTTCCTACTTGTTCGTATGCCACATACCCCTTTCTGTTACATACCTCGCTCGACGCCTTTGCTCTACTGTTCACCTTTTTCTTCGCCCGGATTGCGTCGCCAGGATCCTATGAGATGTGAGCAATGAAACTAAGTCATGTGTCTAATTTTGATATTGTGGCTCTGCCCCATGGTTGGTTATTATAACGTCTCGGACAGCCTGTTTGACAATTGTCAAGTTTGCGGTTTAATAAAAGAAGCGACAGCTCAATCTGCAATAAATTTCAAATTTTGCACAAATTGATACTAAAATTGTATATTACAATTTTGTATGAAATATGCCCGCCAATTTAGCAATATAGTAAAAATTTACCGCGCCTAAATATTGTGATAGTTATGCACGTCGTCTCAAGCGTATAGTCCCACATGCAAGAAGCCACGTCGCTCATGTATGGACCCGCATGCCAGCATCCACACCAGCACTACAATGGGCTCACATGTCAGAATTTTTGACCGGTCAAACCACTCATCATCACAGAAAAAACAATGCTCGGTCCCACATGTAAGCAACGACATCAGCATCTtctgggcccatatgtcagtagCGTTGATCGGTGAAAACTGGCACCCGATTTATTACTTATGGGACTGTAGACGATAAAACCCATGACGGACCCACATGGAAGAAGCCATGTCAGCAACTGCTGGCTCCAGTTGTCAGAATCATTGACCGGTCAGACCCACAGACCAATCACTAGTGTCGGATTATCGTCACCAAAAACGATCTTAGGCAACAGATTGGCGTATCATAGGTGACATTATGGGCCGTCACCGAAAACTACCATCAGTGAAATTTTTGGGATCGTCACCTAAGATGCGATCTTGCATGACCGAGGAAGTGGTACCGTCAAGATTTTATTTTTTATGCCGGCACTTTGGTGACAGTGGGGGTGACAGCTGGAAAATGTCACCAGGACATTTTCCGTGGCAAAAAAAGGGTTTTATGTCACAAAAGTGAAACATCGCAAATTAGAGCAAATTATGTAGTGTAAAGTAGAACTCTCTAGCCCTTTTGAATAAGGGAAGATTCTCTTCTGATGAGCTATAGATGTCGTGATGTGGAGCACCATTGCATGAGTTGGAAAGTATATGAGATGGTGATTGAATTTAAGTGCGAGGACATAGTCACCTGTGCGATGATTATAAGCCTTCCACACCATTGGTATTAATTGATTAGCGGAGGAAAATAGTTGCATGTGTTAGTCTAATAAAATTTGAATTATTAGAATAAAATACTTTAATGAAAAGATTGAGACGTAAGGTTCGATCAAGAAAATATTAGAGCCGGTAGCAAGTGAAGGAGACCTTCTGAAAAATTTCAAAGATTTTTGAAAAGAGAGTCTCAAAAAGAAAAGTGTGTTTAGCTTACATGTCACACAAAAAAAGAATAAGTCGGTGATCGGTGAATAAACATATTTTCACGGTAAAGAGTAGAAAAATGATGTCAACTATTTTAATAAAGCAGAGGACCCCTTGCTATTTGCTCGGTTGAAATAACAAATAGCTTAATACATGGAGTTGTGATACGTACGTTAATGAATTAAATAGCAAGATGTGCAAGTCTTCATGAGCATCCCAATGATGGAAAGGTGCTAGTACTCATCGTTGTCATTTATCTTATGTGTTGTTTGATTACTTGTGATGGACTCATGCTTCTATCTATTCTGGATCTCATCAAACCAGATGACCTTTTTGTTACAAGTTGCGATGCTTGCTCGGGGTCGATCAAGATTCAAGCATGGGGGAGTTGATGAGTCCAATTTTACTATTTGTTTTGTGCCTACGTAGTAGGCTTTGTCAGGTTTTATCGTGTTCGCGCACTTCCTTTTACTTGTTTTCCCCAGGATGTCGTTTTCGGATGTGTTTGGGACTTTACGAAAATAACGACAAGAAAAGGTGGTGAAATCACGTCAATCCATGTGAATAGTAAATCACCATAAAAGAATAAAATATAAGGGCGCAGAAAGGAACCGTGAGGAGGCAACCAGAGCGGTCCACCGCACTCGTACCACGTGttgcccctcccccccccccagcgCCACCGCCTGGTGAACTACTTCACCCCGTGTGACCGGATTGGGGAGAAGACACCAAGAGACTCCAGAAACTTGCCTAGAACAGAGAACCCTAGCCTCCCGATACATCCAAAGGGGGAATCGGCCAGGATGAGATCGCCATCCCCACCACCTTGTGCAAGGGACGTCGACATCaatcatcttcactgcgatccaTTGTCATCTTGTTGTAATATCGAACCCTTGTAGATCCCTACGTGTATTGCCTGTTTGTTCCATCATGTTTACCACCACTATTCATATGATGTTTGACGTCTCTATGTGAGTAGTTCCCTTAGTTCTCGGGGATATGGATGAACCTTGGTATGTATAGGATTTAAATCGTTAACAAGGATATGAAATTTTCCGTTGAATGTTTATTTTAAGAGCCTTCGTGAATGTTGTGAGGGGGGGAGGCTTCCgcatttccaccacaagaccgCGAAGCATATTACTATCATTGTAAATTTTAG
This sequence is a window from Aegilops tauschii subsp. strangulata cultivar AL8/78 chromosome 7, Aet v6.0, whole genome shotgun sequence. Protein-coding genes within it:
- the LOC120968917 gene encoding uncharacterized protein isoform X1, which translates into the protein MLEEKFPARGIEATEKKGIAKSTALKRRRAEEIEDVRQKESEKTRKAYAYASNVLSWGVGMYEQCNEIQKFLQTLATKQGVSIGEIPLPPVPPPFHLVSPPGSPQQSTIQIIENSEESPALCAQQETNPSSINEHVTTASVPAVDDEGMFGGFFS
- the LOC120968917 gene encoding uncharacterized protein isoform X2, translated to MLEEKFPARGIEATEKKGIAKSTLKRRRAEEIEDVRQKESEKTRKAYAYASNVLSWGVGMYEQCNEIQKFLQTLATKQGVSIGEIPLPPVPPPFHLVSPPGSPQQSTIQIIENSEESPALCAQQETNPSSINEHVTTASVPAVDDEGMFGGFFS